The following are encoded together in the Monodelphis domestica isolate mMonDom1 chromosome 5, mMonDom1.pri, whole genome shotgun sequence genome:
- the C5H12orf71 gene encoding uncharacterized protein C12orf71 homolog isoform X2: MRSDPLDTMASPSSQTNSADTEISSSESNFSLSVGYFPSQDINSYMETGPESESTHFLPPIQGAWLTENARRPKRRFSRVQTKADEISKLSITLAWDIDLGPDHSDSMSAWNLKKEKSWADTNTEQNTYQPMEELDCFVQKLETDKDNHRGDDSFVLKSLAKEDSPVTKDSPISTASPSDTIKTITKSIQDENMSHDSSTGQHPENGHLVQPVIPQECQLRATKKVV, encoded by the coding sequence ATGAGGTCTGACCCCTTGGACACTATGGCATCCCCCTCCTCCCAGACTAATAGTGCCGACACAGAGATTAGCAGCTCTGAGTCCAACTTCAGTCTCTCTGTGGGCTATTTTCCCTCACAGGATATAAACTCCTATATGGAAACAGGCCCAGAGAGTGAGTCCACTCATTTCCTCCCACCCATCCAAGGAGCATGGCTGACTGAAAATGCAAGGAGACCCAAAAGAAGATTCAGCCGAGTTCAGACCAAAGCAGATGAAATTTCCAAACTTAGTATTACCCTAGCGTGGGATATTGATCTGGGACCTGACCACTCAGATTCAATGTCTGCCtggaatttaaagaaagaaaaaagctggGCAGACACCAACACAGAACAAAATACATACCAGCCTATGGAAGAACTGGACTGTTTTGTTCAAAAGCTTGAAACAGATAAAGATAATCACAGGGGAGATGATAGTTTTGTTCTTAAGTCACTCGCAAAAGAAGATTCCCCAGTCACCAAAGATTCCCCCATCTCCACAGCTTCCCCTTCAGACACCATTAAAACCATCACTAAGTCCATCCAAGATGAGAACATGTCTCACGACTCTTCAACTGGTCAACATCCAGAAAATGGGCATCTGGTCCAACCAGTCATACCACAGGAGTGCCAGCTCAGAgcaacaaaaaag